The DNA sequence CTTCCACAATTTcctcttttatctttatttttctgccaatcctggggcttgaactctgggcctggatgctatccctgggcttcttttgctcagggctagcacactaccacttgggccaaagtgacactttcagcttttcctgagtagtttattggagatagagtctcacagactttcctgcctgggctgccttcaaactgtgatcctcagatctcaacctcctgaataggtactttggtttttttttttttttaatagttttgttgttgttattattaaagcaTTGTGCAAAGGGATTACCACTTCaggagtcaagtaatgagtacatttcttcttgggtcatgttaccccttcctttgcttttcctgtttccccttcccattcctGTGCAcaggttgcatagttcattttccatatagggTCTActaaataccactgctgcattgctcacccttcccccctcaacTTCTGCATCCCCTTGTCCCTctcagaagagagaaaagaggacaaacaagaaaaaacaaacaaacagaaaggaaaaccagaaaacgCCATCTCCACCAACAGCAAGCTTTGGCTTCTGAGAGTCATAGGTTGAATAAGgtgtatctaatcttttatttttctttgtaggaGGAGAAGATCCATGTTGTTTGGGGTCCTTTGCACTTTTGGCTATGtgttttcatgcatttcgttacTGCTGTCACCTCCTTAATGTCTCTTCTGCACAGACTCCCTGACCTCCTCTTCTTCCAGGACTCCAACCGCAAACATCAGCAATGACTTGACGTCGCCCCAGCGCATCTTGCCTTTGTTCTTTCTTGTTCCTTGCCCGTCGTCATCTTTCCCTTTGTTCTTCACTGCTCATGGTTTCTATCTACCTCTGTTCAAATCCAGTGGCTCTGCCTGTGCTCCCGTAAGCCCATTGCAGGTCATCTTCCATGGTGCGTTGGCTTCTGCCGTAATCACCTGACTCCCTAGCTTGTGTCTGGCAGCCTTGCCCCTTGGGCTATTGAGTCTGCTTTTGTTGACTGTCTTCTTTAGATGATTGGCTGGCTTTTCCTTGCTGAATCATATGTCATATAATCGTTGATTGGATATCAGACATTACAGATTAATACAAGTAGAATTTCCACTGGAAGTGTATCTCTGCTGtcaggtcgtgtgtgtgtgtgtgtgtgtgtgtgtgtgtgtgtgtgtgtgtgtgtgtgtgttatgttgaGTCAGTTGGGGAGTTTTCAGATGCCCGTCATACAGAGGCATCTTCACACATGGTTTGCTTTTCCCTGGTGGGAGGGAGGGTCCTGGGCTCTGATCCCTGGCCTCAGGCCTTGGGTCTCCTGTCTTGGCCTCCAGCAAGCCACTGTGCTGGGGCTGGACAGGGGCTTCTCTGATGTTTTGCTCCTCCTCTGAGACAAACTCCTCTTGGTATTTGTGGGGTGTTGTGAGAGACAcgattcccctccctccctgctgtgGTGAGCCTTCAGGGTCTGGCATATGCTTTGAGGTCCAGGCCTGTTTCCCACAGAGCCCTCCACCATCACTCCCAGGTGTGAAGAGGGGGcagtgggaggggggctgggaggggagtgTTGTGGGGGCTACTGCTCTGTGTCCTATGTTCTGTGGAGTTGCCTCAAAATATATGAGGTTGAGAGAGACAGGAGGTACATTAGGAAAGTGGATTTATTTGGTTCACACGGGGAAGGGATGGAACTGGGGCCCAGAGCTTCTTCAGAGGATAGGCAGGAATGGAGTGACCCAGATCATTCTTCTGTCATCTGTGTTCTCTTACTGACATCCAGGGCATGTACCCTCCACCCGCCTCAGGGGAGAAGGTGGGCACCGAGCACGAGTGCTGGGAAGGGCCCGGCTGTGAGCGCGCGCTGGGGAGAGCGGGCCAGGCTCTCCTGCTCAGCAGCAGGTGGGGGTGCTGCAGGAGGCAGGTCTGCAGACCAGGGTGGGGCAGGACGTCGGGCAGCACCCAGAGGACTGGCAGGAGGGGACCATGCACACAGCAGGCCTGCAGCTCCCAGGATCACACACGGAGGATTGGCAGGAAGGAGCCACACACACAGTAGGTCTACAGCTCACAGGAGAGCAGCAGGCCACCTGTAATCTCACAGGAACACACATGGCGGGTCTGCAGCTCATGCAGCAGGACGACTGGCAGGGGATGGACACACAGCAGGACGACTGACAGGGGGTGGATACACAGCAGGATGGCTGGCAGGGACTGGACACACAGCAGGATGATTGGCAGGGACTGGACACCCAGCAGGACGACTGGCAGGGGTTGGGCACACAGCAGGATGATTGGCAGGGGGTGGACACGCAGCAGGACGGCTTGCAGGGTTGGGACACATAGCAGGATGACTGGCAGGGACTGGACACGCAGCAAGCTGGCTGGCAGCCTGAGGAGCAGCTGGTGTGGCACATGGTGGAGGTGGATGGTGTTGGGAGAAGGTGGTAATGTCTGAGCGCCTGCTCTGGGCAGCCTTTATACCCAGCCTGGGTGTCCCAACAACACAGAGCGCAGCTGTGTCTTCTGTGTGGTATTTTTATCTTGTCTTCCCTAACATCTTATTATGTTGGGATGCTGTTTCCTGCATCGACTGCCCCATAAACATTCCCGTGAGGCCAATTTCTCCTTCCATAAACAGGATATCTGGGTTGACTTTGTGGAggctttgtgttgttgtttttcaggtcACTACTATGCATGTCACACACCTGTCTTAGCAAAAAGTATACagtctcatttctttattattctcATGTTGTGGACGAAGTAATAATTGATTAGTTATTTTGACCTTTTGTTTTGCATAAGGAAAGTTCAATGCAGAAGTTGGCAAGCTATGGTTTATGGACCAAACTTTGCCCCTTgcctatttttataaataaagttttattggaatacaGCAGGCCCAGGTGTGTGCATGTTGCCAGCAACTACTTTtgcaccatctttttttttttttttttttttttttggccagtcctgggccttggactcagggcctgagcactgtccctggcttcttcccgctcaaggctagcactctgccacttgagccacagcgccgcttctggccgtttttcggtatatgtggtgctggggaatcgaacctagggcctcgtgtatccgaggcaggcactcttgccactaggctatatccccagccccttttgcacCATCttgaataacaaaaatatttatgtttGGCCCTTAGCAGAAAGTTAGCTAACTCTACCATATAATAACTGACAAGAATTTTATTTGCTCATGCAACAAACATACTGTGTGCCGCAAGCCCTGCTCTCATGAGCCTTCCttcaaatgaaggaaggaaggaaagaaggaaataatccCAGAGAGGGCTGTGTCTTGCCACATAAAATGGATTTGTGGTGGCCAGGGCCGGGCAGGCAGTCTGGGGGATTCTATGAGGAATGGTGTTTATCTGGCCTCGGGTGTGAAGGCCTCCAGGGGCCATTTGTGAAGAACAGAGTGGTCATGGAGAGGACTGCAAGGAAGACACTGCCGCTGGAGCTGGCATCCCGGGCGATGAGAAGCCACGCCCCACGCATGTGTGCAGGAGGGTGGGGTAGACCCAAGAACCAGCTGTCACACTCCTGCGCTGGGGGACCTGGACCGTGTAGTCGGGAGCCACTTGATAGCAATGTTCTCTGGGTGTGCCCAGGCACCTGAGGTTCACACCTGTCAGCctcaccactcaggaggctgcactCAGATGACTGCAGTGTGGAGCAAGCCTGGGGGAAAGAAGCCTGTGGGACTCCATTTCCCACGAACCAACAAAATGCGGGcttgaaggtgtggttcaagaggtagagagccagACTTGagaacaccaggccctgagttcaagccacatgccaacacacaaaccaaaaaataagacaagggctggggatatggcctagtggcaagagttcctgcctcagatacacgaggccctgggttcgattccccagcaccacatatacagaaaacgtccagaagcggtgttgtggctcaagtggcagagtgctagccttgagtgggaagaagccagggacagtcctcaggccctgagtccaaggcccaggactggccaaaaaaaaaaaaaaaaaaaaaagacaaagagttACGGAGTGTGTAGATATGCCAGTAGCAATTATGTAGTCTGAAGTAATCTGGGtgaggaaaaattaagaaaaacaagagtgCCATTTGAAGCAAAATCATAGTCCAACATACAAACATAGTCAAATAAACTTGGGCAGGCGATGGATGGATAATAACTGAGCCATTAactttttcttgccagttctagggcttgaactcagggcctgggcactgtccctggcttctttttgctcaaggctagcagtctacctcttgagcaccaaatatatatatatatatatatatatatatatatatatatatatatatatatatatacacacatatatgtatatatatatggtgctgaggagtcgaacacAGGGCAAGcattgtatgcaaggcaagcacactaccactaggctgcattcccagcccccattaactACTTTTTTTGAGgcaacactttattttttaaaccaaaataGAGATCCAAGAGTCTCATAAAACATCAACAGGATAAACATAAAGAAAACCACAAGTGACCCCATACTAAGATGGCAGAAACCACAATTACAATGGGAATCCTGAAGGCACAGGAGAAAGGCCGAGGTGGCTGTAGATTCCCGGCGGAGACGGTGAGGTGTGGGTGACAACGTCTgcaaagcaggaaaacaaaaatcctgTGAGCAAGAATCTAAAGATCGCTAGAAGATAAAATGGAAATGTTCATAAAATATAAGTGGAGAGGCTTCCTCATCAGCAGCTTGAGCTATGAGGAGTGCGGACCCAGTGCATCAGGTTGAGCAGGCTTCCGATCCTGTGGACACCAAACCTAGAGAAAGACACCGGACACCAGAACCTTCCGGAGGGCAAGaggccttttctctcttcctaatGAGCCTGTAATCAACTGACTGCTTTCCTACGCCTTCTAGATAGAGAAATCCAGTtggatctcgtgtgtgtgtgtgtgtgtgtgtgtgtgtgtgtgtgtgtgtgtgtgtgtgtgtgatgttgatGTTGGAGATCAAATTAAGGGTTTGCACGTGTAAGACAAGTTCTACCACTGAGTGTCACTTGCAAGTAGCTCCCTTTACAAGTGACtttttttcccaatcctgggcctgggcactgtccttgagcttctttgtgttcaaggatagagttccaccacttaagccacagctctacttccggagttttctgagtagtttattggagatgagaatctcacagactttccttgcccaggctggcttcagactgcagttctcagatctcagcctcctgagtagttaggatcacaggcctgagccactgctaCCTGGATGACTTTCATAAATAACCCATATTTTTGATTCTTGGAATTCAATAAATAGCACTTCACATGTCCAGGAGAGTTGTGCCGTGGGACCCTCCCTGCTGGTATCTCCCTTTAATCTCCTTGTGTGAGTGCCTGGAGTTTGTGTGGGAGTTATCATGCCAGTTATATTTTAGGTGTAGCTCCTACCAGTTGTCTCTccaagcttggcttacctcactggATTTTCTCTAGGTCCATCTGTTTCCCTGTGAATGAcaatctttcttaaaaaaaaaaaaaaaagaaaaaacctcttgttcccatacctggagttcatttacataaagattattttatatggtcagaggtGCATAGCATTTTGCCTTTGTGTCCCTCCCTTGATCCCACTGTATGTGAGCAAATGTCATAActgtattctttctaatggctgtgtgagagaaggaagatggcgccgccacagtagggaggcaccccaactcgctccaactgaatagcgagctgggaactccagcacccaacaccccatcaagaacccagcaaaaccagcagccagaagcagtggagaaatgcaggaaaacacaaaggagtaaaaaagaagagccaaaaacctacacggagccggagaatctacggggcaccctccccccaccagccaaccctggcccgaatagggccaggctggcaaaggggacccggcgatcggcagaccgactgccgggagcacagagtccagacagcgggactccacggacactagggagagtgcggaccaagacatacggcgATGTtggcgacgggaagttcgggtccacaacAGGAACAGATGGACGcaagcagctggggaacccagcgcgtcagaaggggagagccagggacgccaccatgacctttcgccaaccctgaaggaccaacggcggcgcgggacacacacacaatccaggatcagtgagtcccccattaccccctcccccaatgggagaccagctatcagagacccaaaccctacaaagaagctagagctccctccctccccctccccaccttgagggaacaaagaacccccaaatcaggcgggaagctaccatcaggcgctgggatgtcacagtttagcaggggaagggcggagcagccccaaggcctcccaggagcctgaactggccgaattgGCCCTGCCcgcttcccaacaggggccgggggacggccggcagtgcaagccccacccaaggtgcctggacctcgcggacttttacaactaaaatcacaggcactggtgggcaataccaacacagcagggacacctgggcctgatcacgtgccccccCCAcgcagcggaggcacagtctgagggtgctaacccgggcccggacagttgatcccactgggccccatacataccgccccccacaacggactcgcgggagggtgcaagcacaatccaacaacccggggctcgctctgttAGGCGTACGCCGCTaaggtggatggggccacagcgccagtgcctgttgtagcgggcgcacagtgcacaggtgggcggggcccctagcaacagcgcccgctctggtaggagtaccccgctcaggtgggcggggccacagcgcctacacaggagggagggcagagctatccatcggcccgtgcccactcagtttgctgcatttcgcacaagtgggtgggctgtaccccaacaacaccggcccaagagtggtccacacaggaaggtgaactgcctgagaggtgagctcctctgaccaag is a window from the Perognathus longimembris pacificus isolate PPM17 chromosome 5, ASM2315922v1, whole genome shotgun sequence genome containing:
- the LOC125351406 gene encoding keratin-associated protein 12-1-like isoform X1; this encodes MCHTSCSSGCQPACCVSSPCHPCQSSCCVSSPCQPSCCVSTPCQSSCCVSIPCQSSCCMSCRPAMCVPVRLQVACCSPVSCRPTVCVAPSCQSSVCDPGSCRPAVCMVPSCQSSGCCPTSCPTLVCRPASCSTPTCC
- the LOC125351406 gene encoding keratin-associated protein 12-1-like isoform X3; its protein translation is MCHTSCSSGCQPACCVSSPCQSSCYVSQPCKPSCCVSTPCQSSCCVPAMCVPVRLQVACCSPVSCRPTVCVAPSCQSSVCDPGSCRPAVCMVPSCQSSGCCPTSCPTLVCRPASCSTPTCC
- the LOC125351406 gene encoding keratin-associated protein 12-1-like isoform X4; its protein translation is MCHTSCSSGCQPACCVSSPCQSSCYSSCCMSCRPAMCVPVRLQVACCSPVSCRPTVCVAPSCQSSVCDPGSCRPAVCMVPSCQSSGCCPTSCPTLVCRPASCSTPTCC
- the LOC125351406 gene encoding keratin-associated protein 12-1-like isoform X2 — protein: MCHTSCSSGCQPACCVSSPCHPCQPSCCVSTPCQSSCCVSIPCQSSCCMSCRPAMCVPVRLQVACCSPVSCRPTVCVAPSCQSSVCDPGSCRPAVCMVPSCQSSGCCPTSCPTLVCRPASCSTPTCC
- the LOC125351406 gene encoding keratin-associated protein 12-1-like isoform X5 → MCHTSCSSGCQPACCVSSPCQSSCYVPAMCVPVRLQVACCSPVSCRPTVCVAPSCQSSVCDPGSCRPAVCMVPSCQSSGCCPTSCPTLVCRPASCSTPTCC